TGTATTTACAAGAATTTGCTTCGCTTTTGCAACCTTTTTTTCATTCAAATATGCAACAAAATTAAGCCCAGTTTCTTTTTTAAATAACTTGCTAAAATAACATTGACTTAAATTACACACAAAGGATATCTTATCTAATGTTATGTTTTCTTGAATGTTATCATCTATATATTCAATCGCTTTAATTATAGGAGATTCAATCTCCAATTCGTTAGTTTTTAAATTAACAACAGTAGTTATTTTTTCATTTTTTTCTATGTTTATATCTACTTTATTTCCTTGTGTTAATTTATAGTTAGCTTCATTTAATGACATCTTAAGTACTGCTTCTTCTACTATATAATTACTTATATGAAACATCATCTGAGAAATGGATTTTATTTTATTAAAACTTACTTTGGGAAGTTTATTGTACTCAGATTCTAGTGACTTTTTTAAATCTTCATCTAAATTATAAAAGTTTTTTTTAGACATTACGATTTCTTCTAAGTCTACATTATTTTCATCTTCCATTAATATCTGTCCTGCCATTACTGCTCCTAAGTATTGATTATTTACTATTATAGGTACTGCAAAATCAACTAAACCTTTATGACATTTATATATATATGCTTCTTTTATTCTTACAGATTCAAGACCTCCCCTTGAATCACATTTTTCGCAAAGAACAGAATATTCTTCTATGTTTCTAATCATATAACAAAATTTGCTACAATTACTATGACTAGTAATAGGTTTTCCTTTGTA
Above is a genomic segment from Romboutsia lituseburensis containing:
- a CDS encoding PocR ligand-binding domain-containing protein, giving the protein MKNTLSLEEIINIESFQKIQDDIAKATDTAIIMVDYKGKPITSHSNCSKFCYMIRNIEEYSVLCEKCDSRGGLESVRIKEAYIYKCHKGLVDFAVPIIVNNQYLGAVMAGQILMEDENNVDLEEIVMSKKNFYNLDEDLKKSLESEYNKLPKVSFNKIKSISQMMFHISNYIVEEAVLKMSLNEANYKLTQGNKVDINIEKNEKITTVVNLKTNELEIESPIIKAIEYIDDNIQENITLDKISFVCNLSQCYFSKLFKKETGLNFVAYLNEKKVAKAKQILVNTDRPINNIAIDLGFEDCGYFIRIFKKTEGMTPKKYRDLNKKDSSI